ACTCTTACTCGAGGAGGTAAAGCAGGTAAAGATACCGGCAATTGGCAAAATCCACATAAAGGGAAGTTGAACCGTCAGATGCAGAATTAATCAGCCTCAGGCTGCACATCAAACCTTCCTCATTTTTGCAATACCATTCGAAAACGTTGTCACCATCATCATCCACGTAATTCCCATCATCCTGCATGATGTCATAGACCTGGTTGATTTCACTGAAAATTTTGATTCTGTTCGTGGTCAGATCAATCTCAGTCAAAATATCAGTGTCTTTCCATTCCCTCCATTCCGCCCATTGATCTGTGGTTTCATTTTTTGTAGTAAAGGTTGACTTGTAGGCTTTACATCTGATCACCTGGCCAAATGAAGAAAGCATCAAGAGCAATACAAAAGAGGAGAGCAGGATTCTTTTCATTTTTTTAAGTTGTTCGTTGCCCTGAGAAATTGTTTCTGAACTGTTGGCAAAAATAGAAAAAAGGAAATAGCCTAAGCATGATGAAACAAAATTTCCCGATCTTCGTAAAAACGCGCACTTATGTTTCTGTTTAATTATTACCAAATTAGACACAATAGGACATAGCAGAAAATCTGAATAAATAGTTTGAAGTGTCATCCTACTTGATTGAAAGCATTTCGAGCTAAATCGCCTTCCCCCAAAAGTAATTCAAAATGTCACCCTTACAGGGTTTTGATGAACTATTGATGACTTGATGGTTATAATCATACCACCCTTTCAGGGTTGATCTGTGAGAAAACAATGCTGCTTCCCCTTCAGTCTGATTCTCCGACAAGCAGGATAGCAGAATCGGGATTCATTCTTCAGCATTTCAATTGTTTACAATCCCGAAGGGATGACATGATTCTAACAAGTGGATGACTGCTGGATTCGGTAACCCCGAAGGGGTGACAGTTCTCAAAACCCTGTCAGATATATCTTTAAAGTTGATCAGACATTCTTTGTGATACTCTGTGCCTTCTCTGTGTTACTCTGTGGTATAGCTCTAAATTTGACCCGGCCAAAAAAATGACCAGGCTAAATTCTTTCAGGCATTATCTCAACCCTGTATCAAAGCGTGTGTATGAACTCATCAAGGGTTATATGATTATTCAAATTCAGCTTTTTGCGCAAGCGGTAGCGCGATGTATTGACCGATTCGGGAGAGATATTCATCAGGCGGGCAATTTCTTTTGTTGTCAGGTTTAACTTTAAATAGGCACACAATTGAAGATCATTTTGTGTAAGGCCTCCGTCGGCTTTTCTCAACTTATCAAAAAACGATCTGTGTACCGATTCAAACCTTATCCTGAATTGTTCCCACTGCGTTTCCACATCGGTTTGGCGGTCAATCTCGGTGATCATCTCCCGTGCTTTCTCTGATCCTATTCCATCATCAGCCCTCTTGATCTCCTCTGCCAGCTTTTTCAGCAGTTCAAATACTTCGTTCTTATTGGCAATCAGCATTGTGGCTGAAACCAATTCATTCTTTTTCAGGTCAAGGCTTTTGGCCTGCAGTTTCTTAATTTCTTCTTCAGCAAATAATGTCTCCTCCAGATTCCTGTTCCTTTCCTCGCTGGCTTTGAGTTTCATCTGCGAAATTTCTGTCTCTTTATTAAATAGTTCACGGCTTTGACTAAGTGACTGCCGCTTAAGTCTGAACATGATGTAAAACGAGGTAGCTATAATTGCCAATACGACTGCAATCAGTGTAAGAAGACGGTTTCGCAGCAGTTGAATCCTTTCTCTGTCGCGGAGAATCTGGTTTTCCTTTTCCTTCATCTCGGTGTCGTATTTTGTTTGCAGTTCGATGATCTTGCCAGCGCTCTCTTCATTGAAGATGGAATCGTTCAACATCATGTACTTTTGGGAGTAATCAAAGGCTTTTTTCCAATCATTATTTGAACTGTAAAACTGTTGCAGATTGTCATAATTGGAAAGGATCAGCTTTTTCAATCCGAGGCCTTGTGCAATTTGAAGGCTTTCAAGGAAAAACTCCTGTGCAACCGGACTTCCCTGTATCATCCGGAGGGAGCCAAGATTATTCAACGCAACAGCCTCGCCGGGTTTATCACCTGTAAGCCTGGCTATCTTCAGTGTTGAATTGTAGTGCTGCTCTGCCAACTCCGGATTGTTCTCCTCTTTGGCAATCAACCCGAGGTTATTGTAAATCTTGATCATCCCGGCCGGGTCTGTTTTCAACTCTTCTTTGATCGTCAGCGCCTGCATAAAGTAATCTTTTGCACGTTCGTAATCCTTCTTCTCATAATGAATGATCCCGATATTGTGTAAAACGTTGGCCTCCTCCCTGCGATTTCCATCCTTCCTGTGATAATCAAGCGCTTCTTCAAGGTATTCCACTGCCTTGTCGTAATTCTTTTGCTGAGTAAGGACATTGGCCATATTCATCAGGGTAATTCCTGCAAGATTGTTGTTGCCAATCTCGTTGGCAAACCTGAGTGCCCTGTAAAAGTAATCGGATGCATCTTCGTATTT
The DNA window shown above is from Bacteroidales bacterium and carries:
- a CDS encoding tetratricopeptide repeat protein, with product MKGVFRIKSTNWGRRISKAVIYYMSNDYYYFFKNLLSTFTYLKNNALAGFFVTLYLSCVSFDSPANIQPSDSLEMARLSKVLANFVKSNQLDEARLTVDSIMWIAEAKGLTRKKADCYYNYSLIERKRGNAEEFLKNASIAAEFYLEDGASAEAAKTYTYMAQMYIDQKNYNLAGELFYKSLQLRENCKDSVGVANNLINLGNLRYIEGKYEDASDYFYRALRFANEIGNNNLAGITLMNMANVLTQQKNYDKAVEYLEEALDYHRKDGNRREEANVLHNIGIIHYEKKDYERAKDYFMQALTIKEELKTDPAGMIKIYNNLGLIAKEENNPELAEQHYNSTLKIARLTGDKPGEAVALNNLGSLRMIQGSPVAQEFFLESLQIAQGLGLKKLILSNYDNLQQFYSSNNDWKKAFDYSQKYMMLNDSIFNEESAGKIIELQTKYDTEMKEKENQILRDRERIQLLRNRLLTLIAVVLAIIATSFYIMFRLKRQSLSQSRELFNKETEISQMKLKASEERNRNLEETLFAEEEIKKLQAKSLDLKKNELVSATMLIANKNEVFELLKKLAEEIKRADDGIGSEKAREMITEIDRQTDVETQWEQFRIRFESVHRSFFDKLRKADGGLTQNDLQLCAYLKLNLTTKEIARLMNISPESVNTSRYRLRKKLNLNNHITLDEFIHTL